The proteins below are encoded in one region of Hordeum vulgare subsp. vulgare chromosome 3H, MorexV3_pseudomolecules_assembly, whole genome shotgun sequence:
- the LOC123444964 gene encoding protein RMD5 homolog: MEIDSLREAFDRVVEKRVSSSAKVQEAIDQILNEVNQAISKMQMMNTDTMDSCDHSSILAELKAKLNEIVPLIQLEGCQKELNVALSKYLKLLEKSFNPDIAKAYRNVDYEACTVNNIITNHFYRQGLFDLGDSFVHECGESDGTHLKLPFQEMYGILEAMQARNLEPALNWAAKNHDHLLQNSSMLEMKLHSLQFIEILTKRSRDDALQYARTHFVPFASLHTAEIQKLMACLIWADRLDQSPYAEFVSSTHWEKLAEELIHQFCGLLGQSSDSPLSVAISAGFQGLPTLLKLSTVMAAKKQEWQAMKQLPVPIDIGPEFQYHSVFVCPVLREQSSDDNPPMLMPCGHAVSKQSIMKLSKSSSRPFKCPYCPSEAVASQCKQLQF; the protein is encoded by the coding sequence ATGGAGATTGACAGTCTAAGAGAGGCATTTGACCGAGTTGTTGAAAAGCGAGTGTCATCTTCTGCTAAAGTTCAGGAAGCTATTGATCAGATATTGAATGAAGTTAATCAGGCAATATCGAAGATGCAGATGATGAATACAGATACGATGGACAGTTGTGACCACTCATCCATCCTTGCAGAACTGAAGGCCAAGCTGAACGAAATTGTGCCATTGATCCAACTTGAAGGATGTCAAAAGGAATTGAATGTTGCCCTGAGCAAATATCTCAAGCTCCTAGAGAAGTCTTTCAATCCAGATATAGCGAAGGCATATAGAAATGTGGATTATGAGGCCTGTACAGTAAACAACATAATAACGAATCATTTCTACCGCCAGGGCCTCTTTGATCTTGGAGACTCTTTTGTCCATGAATGTGGTGAATCAGATGGGACTCACCTGAAATTACCATTTCAGGAGATGTACGGAATACTTGAAGCGATGCAAGCAAGAAACCTTGAGCCTGCGCTCAATTGGGCTGCCAAGAACCATGATCACTTGTTGCAGAATAGCTCAATGCTTGAGATGAAGCTCCATTCTCTTCAGTTCATTGAGATACTTACTAAAAGAAGTAGAGATGATGCTTTACAATATGCAAGGACTCACTTTGTGCCTTTTGCCTCCTTGCACACGGCAGAGATCCAGAAGCTAATGGCTTGCCTTATCTGGGCTGACCGTCTTGATCAGTCCCCATATGCTGAGTTTGTGTCGTCGACGCACTGGGAGAAGCTAGCTGAGGAGCTAATCCATCAGTTCTGCGGCCTCCTAGGTCAGTCTAGCGACAGCCCACTTAGTGTAGCTATATCAGCTGGTTTTCAAGGACTACCAACCTTGTTGAAGCTAAGCacggtgatggctgccaaaaagcAGGAGTGGCAGGCCATGAAACAGCTTCCAGTCCCCATAGACATCGGACCAGAGTTCCAGTACCACTCCGTTTTTGTGTGCCCGGTGCTCCGAGAGCAGTCGAGTGATGATAACCCTCCGATGCTGATGCCCTGTGGGCATGCCGTATCGAAGCAGTCGATCATGAAGCTATCAAAGAGCAGCTCAAGGCCTTTCAAGTGCCCGTACTGCCCCTCGGAGGCGGTTGCATCGCAGTGCAAGCAGCTTCAGTTTTAA